From Candidatus Zixiibacteriota bacterium, one genomic window encodes:
- a CDS encoding type II secretion system F family protein, with the protein MPENYLYLARTRAGQKRTGVIQAESPERVAAVLYEQELIPTQIRLQKRSFRPVLFGFMKGRQYEDLIFFTRNLSTLYHAGIPLLRALSIIKVGPSGSHFNQTVDKIRTSVQSGRSLSDAMAEFPKIFSKIYTSSIAAGEASGKLDEILDSLAIMLERDLELNRQIKSSLRYPTMVVVAIAAAFAIVITFVIPRFISFYSSMGAQLPAPTRALIWLNQFITHYWIVVLAGLIALVIIFKKTYATAAGKLFFDTRFLQLPVFGDLIVKGNIARFSYMFHLLVKSGIPIVKALELLASTVKNSRLTIEVKMLADSFREGRELSGLLGKLVFFPELALQMIKVGLESGSLESMLNEVAVHYSKEVDYKSRHLTALLEPILTIVLGVFVLIVALAIFLPMWNLIHVVKG; encoded by the coding sequence ATGCCTGAAAATTATCTTTATTTGGCCCGCACCAGAGCCGGTCAGAAACGAACCGGGGTCATTCAAGCCGAATCGCCTGAAAGAGTCGCCGCGGTGCTCTATGAACAGGAGCTGATTCCCACTCAAATAAGACTTCAGAAACGGAGTTTCAGGCCGGTTCTTTTTGGTTTTATGAAAGGGCGGCAGTATGAAGATCTGATTTTCTTCACCCGCAATCTCTCCACTCTTTACCATGCCGGGATTCCGCTTCTGAGAGCCCTTTCTATCATCAAGGTCGGTCCTTCGGGGAGTCATTTCAATCAGACCGTCGATAAAATCCGCACCTCGGTACAATCGGGGCGTTCTCTTTCCGACGCCATGGCCGAGTTTCCGAAAATATTCTCGAAAATTTACACTTCTTCAATAGCTGCCGGGGAAGCCTCCGGAAAACTGGATGAAATTCTCGATTCCCTGGCAATTATGCTCGAACGCGATCTGGAATTGAACCGCCAGATAAAATCATCTCTCCGCTATCCGACCATGGTGGTGGTGGCGATTGCGGCGGCTTTTGCCATAGTGATAACCTTTGTTATCCCCCGTTTCATTTCATTTTATTCCAGTATGGGGGCGCAGCTTCCGGCTCCGACCAGAGCCCTTATCTGGCTCAATCAGTTTATCACCCACTACTGGATAGTTGTTCTGGCCGGGCTGATTGCTCTGGTCATCATTTTCAAAAAAACCTATGCCACCGCCGCGGGCAAACTCTTTTTCGATACCCGTTTCCTTCAGCTTCCGGTTTTTGGCGATCTAATCGTCAAAGGGAATATTGCCCGCTTCTCCTATATGTTTCATCTGTTGGTGAAAAGCGGGATTCCTATAGTAAAGGCTCTGGAGCTTTTGGCCTCGACCGTAAAAAACAGCCGGCTGACGATCGAAGTCAAAATGCTGGCCGATTCCTTCCGTGAGGGACGGGAACTAAGCGGCCTTTTGGGGAAACTGGTCTTTTTCCCGGAACTGGCTTTGCAGATGATCAAGGTCGGTCTGGAAAGCGGCTCGCTGGAAAGCATGCTCAACGAGGTTGCGGTACATTACAGCAAGGAAGTAGATTATAAATCTCGTCATCTGACCGCGCTTCTGGAGCCGATTCTGACCATTGTTTTGGGCGTTTTTGTCCTGATTGTCGCCCTGGCGATTTTCCTCCCCATGTGGAACCTTATACATGTAGTCAAAGGGTAG
- a CDS encoding prepilin-type N-terminal cleavage/methylation domain-containing protein has protein sequence MPFKKLSNREGFTLIELVIIIVILGILAAVAIPKYKDISSEAKESAARAALGGLRSGITIWYANEAVRTGTAAWPVYDSLRIPGVVMEQAIPKNPYVTDDALADSIAIGVTRGTVVAGGAGWAYNATTGEIWPNTTTGGANNW, from the coding sequence ATGCCTTTCAAGAAGCTTTCCAATCGCGAAGGTTTTACCCTGATCGAGTTGGTTATCATTATTGTAATTCTGGGTATCCTGGCGGCCGTGGCCATACCCAAATATAAAGATATTTCCTCGGAAGCCAAGGAATCGGCGGCCCGCGCCGCGTTGGGTGGTCTCCGTTCCGGCATCACCATCTGGTATGCCAATGAAGCGGTAAGAACCGGAACCGCGGCCTGGCCCGTGTATGACAGCCTGAGAATCCCCGGTGTTGTTATGGAGCAAGCTATCCCGAAGAATCCCTATGTCACCGATGATGCTCTGGCCGACAGTATTGCGATCGGTGTTACCAGAGGCACTGTCGTGGCCGGCGGAGCCGGCTGGGCTTATAACGCCACGACCGGTGAAATCTGGCCCAATACGACTACCGGAGGTGCCAATAATTGGTAA
- a CDS encoding PilN domain-containing protein — MTEMTGKDKKRLRRWSPAHLVEFLKNFHWKRRYGFGRTIAIYIDDFSIQFAVVKRFWHITRLLNVTKVYIPSNHDTREKRENFITAEIDDYVSQYRRRMTRFVLGVGGPESAIRTLSFPEMSGRELAQAVFWEGNKKIPFGLEEAFWGYHVIADNKSDSGNLRRVSLLAVSKKEVNHPLDQIKTDIRFDAVYHKLEAIGCLLPHIEGFSEEKTYTLVNIKKNHSEISFYRGARLDFKHVASIGTGTVPGAGRDRKKYDTFTETLVAEIQNSLDYYAGQFSHTAVDTVFVYGDLSYSEDLIDKLTDRFGIEFRRFPLDKWLATQPQAGEFAEQIPVSLGAVALALANEEMVNFLPPNLKEKNDARHFYRRAVPALAGITALLLFVLASFQFQVDADKALLAAAENQVRRFETSPSFLMYNQIKQRMAVDKNLVERLAHAPCLLNLNLKELSILTPGTVWLESYLLEGNASRYSLILTGRAISSAPPPEIILAEFITRLEGSPFFDKIILKKQNKKSLGAEFSLEFALEMETVL, encoded by the coding sequence ATGACCGAAATGACCGGGAAAGATAAAAAGAGACTCAGAAGGTGGAGTCCTGCGCACTTAGTCGAGTTTCTAAAGAATTTCCACTGGAAAAGGCGTTATGGGTTTGGCCGCACCATTGCCATTTATATCGATGATTTTTCCATTCAATTCGCCGTTGTCAAGCGGTTCTGGCACATCACTCGGCTTCTGAATGTGACCAAGGTCTATATCCCTTCAAATCATGATACTCGGGAGAAAAGGGAGAATTTCATTACCGCCGAAATCGATGATTATGTCAGCCAGTATCGGCGGCGAATGACTCGATTCGTGCTTGGTGTGGGCGGGCCGGAATCGGCCATCAGGACACTCTCATTCCCCGAAATGTCCGGCCGAGAACTGGCGCAGGCGGTTTTCTGGGAAGGGAATAAGAAAATACCCTTCGGTCTGGAGGAGGCATTCTGGGGCTATCATGTCATCGCCGATAACAAATCAGATTCGGGCAATCTCCGGCGCGTGTCGCTTCTGGCGGTTTCAAAGAAAGAAGTCAACCACCCCCTCGACCAGATAAAAACCGATATTCGTTTTGATGCGGTATATCACAAACTGGAGGCAATCGGCTGCCTTCTGCCCCATATTGAAGGTTTCTCAGAAGAGAAAACATATACCCTGGTTAATATCAAGAAGAATCACTCCGAAATAAGCTTTTATCGCGGCGCCAGGCTCGATTTCAAGCATGTTGCCTCGATCGGTACCGGGACCGTTCCCGGCGCCGGCCGCGACCGCAAGAAATATGATACCTTCACTGAGACCCTGGTTGCTGAAATTCAGAATTCGCTCGACTATTATGCGGGGCAGTTCTCGCACACTGCGGTTGACACCGTATTCGTTTATGGCGATCTTTCCTATTCCGAGGATCTCATCGATAAGTTGACCGATCGCTTCGGCATTGAGTTTCGTCGCTTCCCTCTCGATAAATGGCTGGCCACCCAGCCTCAGGCCGGGGAATTTGCCGAACAGATTCCGGTTTCGCTGGGGGCGGTGGCCCTGGCTCTGGCCAATGAGGAGATGGTGAATTTTCTGCCGCCAAACCTCAAAGAAAAAAATGATGCCCGGCATTTCTATCGCCGGGCTGTCCCGGCCCTGGCCGGAATCACCGCCCTTCTCCTCTTCGTGTTGGCCTCTTTTCAATTTCAGGTTGATGCTGATAAAGCCCTGCTGGCAGCCGCCGAAAATCAAGTGCGACGGTTTGAGACTTCACCGTCATTCCTAATGTACAATCAAATCAAGCAGCGCATGGCGGTCGACAAAAACCTGGTGGAGCGGTTGGCGCACGCACCGTGCCTGCTAAATTTGAATCTGAAGGAACTTTCAATATTGACCCCCGGCACTGTCTGGCTTGAAAGCTACCTGCTCGAGGGTAACGCTTCCCGCTACAGCCTGATATTAACCGGGCGGGCGATTTCCTCTGCGCCGCCCCCGGAGATAATACTTGCCGAATTTATCACCCGCCTGGAGGGGTCGCCCTTTTTTGATAAGATTATTTTGAAAAAGCAAAACAAAAAGTCGCTCGGGGCGGAGTTTTCATTGGAATTTGCTCTTGAGATGGAAACGGTGTTATGA
- a CDS encoding prepilin-type N-terminal cleavage/methylation domain-containing protein: protein MVRCQPSGMAGRHHKRKQKNRWQNGFTLIELVIIILILGIVAGVAIPKFSSLSEQSKISATKDEMRLLKEAIIGDARLVSGGEYVSRGFRGDIGFPPSRLIDLVIRPDSIPAYNKFTRIGWNGPYIDSAGQSYLNDAWGHAYVYNFSARTITSTSSTPNTVVSF, encoded by the coding sequence TTGGTAAGATGTCAGCCATCGGGAATGGCTGGCCGGCATCATAAGCGGAAACAGAAAAATCGGTGGCAGAATGGCTTTACGCTGATTGAACTGGTTATCATCATTCTGATTCTGGGAATTGTTGCCGGGGTCGCCATACCGAAATTCAGCTCCCTTTCGGAGCAATCGAAGATAAGCGCCACCAAAGATGAAATGAGGCTTCTCAAGGAAGCTATCATTGGCGATGCTCGATTGGTTTCCGGGGGCGAATATGTCAGCCGGGGATTTAGGGGTGACATAGGCTTTCCCCCCTCCCGGCTGATCGACCTGGTGATCCGGCCCGATTCCATTCCGGCCTACAACAAATTCACAAGAATCGGCTGGAACGGTCCATATATCGATAGTGCCGGGCAGAGTTATCTTAACGATGCCTGGGGACATGCTTATGTATATAACTTCTCGGCTCGAACCATAACCTCGACCAGTTCGACGCCGAACACTGTCGTCAGTTTTTAG
- a CDS encoding ATPase, T2SS/T4P/T4SS family encodes MLRKKIGDILIEEGLITSAQLAEALKEQENSGHKVGQILVDKGLITDEQLLEAVSERLGIPQISLGSLVIDSMVVAMVPVEVARRYSLIPIFRIGKTLTVAMAEPLNIIAIEELKYITKCDVKRVIASPTEIASAIDQYYSVADSMNGVIGAYPGAQEERMSVATTETFSAEERDAPVVRLVNLIISQAVKDKASDIHIEPDENLLRVRYRINGIMKEEASPPKSLQSEIISRIKVAANMDVSEKRLPQDGRLIVKVDGADIDLRISSLPTIHGEKVVIRLLDRRILNIGLEQLGFSPELLEKWKALISKKEGLVLITGPTSSGKTTTLYSSLQEVNSVEKNIITVEDPVEYSLPLINQVQTNEKAGLTFATSLRFILRQNPDIIMIGEIRDAETAAMAVRSALTGHLVFSTLHTNDAPSSIGRLIDMGIENYLVASALKGVLAQRLMRRNCPDCLEEYRPQDIQIRLAGLEESAESLHFMHGVGCNKCRMTGYIGQVGIYELVEIDDTICEMIIRGDSDLQIRNYAFTRGHRPLFQAGLAEVKSGLVRLEELLRVTSMNEKNSSGSLLERVPINA; translated from the coding sequence ATGCTCAGGAAAAAAATCGGCGATATTCTCATTGAGGAAGGACTTATCACTTCGGCTCAATTGGCCGAGGCTCTCAAAGAGCAGGAGAACTCGGGACACAAGGTCGGCCAGATTCTGGTCGATAAAGGCCTGATTACCGATGAACAATTGCTCGAAGCGGTCTCGGAACGGTTGGGGATACCCCAAATTTCTCTTGGCTCGCTGGTCATCGACTCGATGGTGGTGGCAATGGTTCCGGTTGAAGTGGCCCGAAGATATTCGCTGATTCCGATTTTTAGGATCGGGAAGACTTTAACCGTGGCCATGGCCGAACCGCTCAATATCATTGCGATCGAGGAACTCAAATATATCACCAAGTGTGATGTCAAACGGGTAATTGCTTCCCCCACCGAGATTGCCTCGGCCATCGACCAGTATTATTCTGTCGCCGACTCCATGAACGGCGTCATCGGCGCCTACCCCGGCGCCCAGGAAGAACGGATGTCGGTGGCAACCACCGAGACTTTCTCGGCTGAAGAACGTGACGCCCCGGTGGTAAGACTGGTCAATTTAATTATTTCGCAGGCGGTTAAAGATAAGGCATCGGATATTCATATCGAACCTGATGAAAACCTGCTGCGGGTTCGCTATCGTATTAACGGTATTATGAAAGAGGAGGCCTCGCCCCCCAAGTCGCTTCAGTCCGAAATAATCTCCCGCATAAAAGTCGCGGCCAATATGGATGTCTCGGAAAAGCGCCTTCCACAGGACGGACGCTTGATTGTCAAGGTTGACGGGGCCGATATCGACCTGAGAATTTCTTCCCTCCCGACCATTCACGGCGAAAAGGTGGTTATCCGTCTTCTCGACCGAAGGATTCTCAATATCGGCCTGGAGCAATTGGGTTTCTCGCCGGAATTACTTGAGAAGTGGAAAGCTCTGATTTCCAAGAAAGAAGGTCTGGTTCTTATCACCGGGCCGACCTCCAGCGGAAAAACAACCACGCTCTATTCCTCTTTGCAGGAGGTCAACTCGGTGGAGAAGAATATCATTACGGTGGAAGACCCGGTGGAATATTCTCTGCCGCTTATCAATCAGGTGCAGACCAATGAAAAGGCGGGTCTGACTTTCGCCACCTCGCTGCGCTTTATCCTGCGCCAGAATCCCGATATTATCATGATTGGTGAAATCAGAGATGCCGAGACGGCGGCCATGGCGGTCCGCTCGGCGCTTACCGGGCATCTGGTCTTTTCCACTCTTCACACCAACGATGCCCCGAGCAGTATCGGCCGTCTTATCGACATGGGTATCGAAAACTACCTGGTTGCCTCGGCCCTCAAAGGGGTGCTGGCCCAGCGTTTGATGCGGCGCAATTGCCCGGATTGTCTTGAGGAATACCGCCCCCAAGATATACAGATTCGCCTGGCCGGTCTCGAGGAATCCGCGGAAAGTCTCCATTTTATGCACGGGGTCGGCTGCAACAAATGCCGCATGACCGGATATATCGGACAGGTCGGCATTTATGAATTAGTCGAAATCGATGATACTATATGCGAAATGATCATCAGGGGCGATTCAGATCTTCAGATCCGCAACTACGCTTTCACCAGAGGACATCGGCCGCTTTTCCAGGCCGGACTGGCAGAAGTGAAAAGCGGCCTGGTCCGCCTCGAGGAATTACTGCGGGTAACCTCGATGAACGAAAAGAATAGTTCCGGCAGCCTGCTGGAGAGAGTCCCCATAAATGCCTGA
- a CDS encoding prepilin-type N-terminal cleavage/methylation domain-containing protein, producing MHPTSQKGFTLIELVMVIIIIGIMAGVAMKSMDSAIETGRIESTKKEMEQLAQAIAGNPELISNRSRVDFGYVGDVGSLPSILDALVNQPSGYTTWKGPYIRNSFNQASEDYKRDGWNVLYTYSGGVTIISTGSGSNITKQFANTVSDLTNNTVQGIVQDVESIPPGIYNGDVEITITYPNGTGAMTSITVNPSANGNYILGGIPVGNHTLRAVYRTTNDTLISYVTVLPKSTIINNMRFGSALWGAGNATSGNSLQYVSGSARIESIYSIAFDIFNNTGDNVMISWLKATYDRNPTAYYDRIRWGNASVANSSSPRYGSGTQANFSSSRTINDGSTVTIRLQNFNTSPTGAGTSASMAGVSFTILFSDSSLISLSL from the coding sequence ATGCATCCTACTTCGCAAAAGGGTTTCACTCTGATTGAGCTGGTCATGGTCATCATCATCATCGGCATCATGGCCGGGGTGGCGATGAAATCGATGGATTCCGCCATCGAAACCGGGCGGATCGAGTCAACCAAGAAAGAGATGGAGCAACTTGCCCAGGCCATTGCCGGCAATCCCGAATTAATCAGCAACCGGTCGCGGGTCGACTTCGGTTATGTCGGCGATGTTGGTTCATTGCCCTCTATTCTGGATGCGCTTGTCAACCAGCCGTCCGGGTACACCACCTGGAAAGGACCTTACATAAGAAATAGTTTTAATCAGGCGTCCGAGGACTATAAGCGCGACGGTTGGAATGTCCTATATACTTACAGCGGCGGTGTTACAATTATTTCCACCGGCTCCGGGAGCAACATCACGAAACAATTTGCCAATACTGTCTCGGATCTGACAAATAACACAGTACAAGGGATCGTGCAGGACGTCGAGAGCATCCCCCCCGGGATATATAATGGTGATGTCGAAATTACTATCACCTACCCCAACGGCACCGGAGCAATGACATCCATAACAGTCAACCCGTCAGCGAATGGAAATTATATTCTTGGCGGGATTCCTGTTGGCAATCATACTTTAAGGGCAGTGTATAGGACTACTAATGATACTTTGATTTCGTATGTGACTGTGCTTCCCAAATCGACCATCATTAACAACATGCGATTCGGCTCAGCGCTTTGGGGCGCGGGAAATGCCACCAGCGGTAATAGCCTTCAATACGTTTCTGGATCGGCCCGCATAGAGAGTATTTACAGTATTGCTTTTGATATATTCAATAACACGGGGGATAATGTAATGATAAGCTGGCTGAAAGCAACATATGATCGAAATCCCACAGCCTATTATGACCGGATACGATGGGGGAATGCTTCAGTGGCCAATAGTAGCAGTCCGCGGTATGGTTCCGGTACGCAGGCCAATTTCAGCAGTTCCAGAACTATAAACGATGGATCCACCGTAACTATCAGACTACAGAACTTTAACACCTCGCCCACAGGTGCGGGTACGAGCGCCAGCATGGCCGGCGTCAGCTTCACGATCTTGTTCAGCGATAGCTCTCTGATAAGTCTCAGCCTATAA